From one Cucurbita pepo subsp. pepo cultivar mu-cu-16 chromosome LG17, ASM280686v2, whole genome shotgun sequence genomic stretch:
- the LOC111778766 gene encoding uncharacterized protein LOC111778766: MEKSRCNPIVLGVRLTKDEKGDKINATMCKQLIGSLTYLTATRPNLMHVVSLMSRFMASPTELHLQPTKRVLRYLKGTIDLGILYRKRGNGELIAYTDSDHAGDIGDRKSTSGYVFLLNDEGLSWSPKRQPVVTLYTTEAEFVVAASCACQGVWMRRVLEKLGHFYPRIQSGMDVANTLMRGSISCAI; encoded by the coding sequence ATGGAAAAAAGTAGGTGTAACCCTATTGTTCTTGGGGTTAGACTGACAAAGGATGAAAAAGGAGACAAGATCAATGCTACCATGTGTAAACAATTGATTGGAAGCCTTACGTATCTAACTGCAACAAGGCCGAATTTAATGCATGTAGTGTCTCTAATGAGCAGATTTATGGCAAGTCCAACAGAGTTGCATTTGCAACCTACAAAAAGAGTGTTGAGATACTTAAAAGGTACTATAGATTTGGGAATCCTTTATCGGAAAAGGGGTAATGGAGAGTTGATAGCATATACTGACAGTGATCATGCAGGAGATATAGGTGACAGGAAAAGCACTTCTGGCTATGTGTTCTTACTCAATGATGAAGGTCTGTCTTGGTCCCCAAAAAGACAACCTGTAGTTACGTTGTACACTACTGAAGCAGAATTTGTGGTAGCCGCGTCTTGTGCTTGTCAAGGGGTGTGGATGAGGAGAGTTTTGGAAAAACTTGGTCATTTCTATCCAAGAATCCAATCAGGCATGGATgtagcaaacacattgatgCGAGGTTCCATTTCTTGTGCGATTTGA